The following proteins are encoded in a genomic region of Sneathiella marina:
- a CDS encoding D-cysteine desulfhydrase family protein: protein MTSPILPVQNLGRLYDLPRTRLFSGIPPLEAMLNLEKTLNTSANLFIKRDDCTELTFGGNKVRQLEFYLGEAITQQADTILITGAVQSNFVRLAAAGARKLGMDCHIQLEERVKKSNSDYHKSGNVFLDHLLGATMHSYPVGEDEYGADQQLQTIANELRVDGKTPYIIPLSPEHPPLGALGYVVAAQEILEQLDRQQLEIDEIVVASGSGATHSGLLFGLRALGSNIGVTGICVRRAKGDQMSRISDKCREIATMLDIENPVVNSDIVLDDAFLEPGYGQAGKDCVDAIKLCARTEALILDPTYTGKAMAGFIHRAKSLDTSQSLLFIHTGGAPAIFAYMDDLA, encoded by the coding sequence ATGACATCACCTATTCTTCCTGTTCAAAATCTTGGACGGCTTTATGACCTCCCGCGCACCCGGCTTTTTTCGGGAATACCTCCCTTGGAAGCCATGCTCAATTTAGAAAAAACTTTAAATACTTCGGCTAACCTGTTTATAAAACGAGATGATTGTACCGAATTAACCTTTGGCGGAAACAAGGTGCGTCAATTGGAATTCTACCTTGGTGAAGCGATCACACAACAGGCAGACACAATTTTGATCACTGGTGCGGTTCAGTCAAATTTTGTCCGGTTAGCTGCCGCAGGGGCCCGTAAGCTCGGCATGGACTGTCACATCCAGTTGGAGGAACGGGTCAAGAAAAGCAATTCTGATTACCATAAATCCGGAAACGTCTTTCTAGATCACCTCTTGGGGGCGACCATGCATAGCTACCCTGTCGGGGAAGACGAATACGGTGCAGACCAACAGCTACAAACTATCGCCAATGAATTGAGAGTTGACGGTAAAACGCCATATATTATACCTCTAAGCCCGGAGCATCCACCGCTAGGTGCTTTGGGCTATGTTGTCGCTGCTCAAGAAATATTAGAGCAACTTGACAGGCAACAATTAGAAATTGATGAAATTGTTGTCGCCTCCGGCAGTGGCGCCACCCATAGCGGATTACTTTTTGGCTTACGGGCGCTTGGCTCAAATATCGGGGTGACAGGTATTTGCGTCCGCCGGGCCAAGGGTGACCAGATGTCGCGCATCAGCGATAAGTGCCGAGAGATTGCAACAATGCTGGATATTGAAAACCCCGTCGTCAACTCAGATATCGTTCTTGATGACGCATTTTTAGAACCAGGGTATGGACAGGCCGGGAAAGATTGCGTTGATGCCATTAAACTTTGCGCCCGCACCGAAGCCTTAATTCTGGATCCAACATATACGGGAAAAGCAATGGCAGGATTTATCCATCGGGCAAAATCTCTAGATACCAGCCAATCCCTGCTCTTCATTCATACGGGTGGTGCGCCGGCGATTTTTGCCTATATGGATGATCTTGCATAA
- a CDS encoding TetR/AcrR family transcriptional regulator translates to MPYSAEHKEKTHAKIIETARILFNRYGFHKVTIDMVMAEAGLTRGGFYNHFRNKEALFEAAVSSFLMGRGARWRSEAGIDMTDLKPEMAQHMIDAYLSSDHLGDLDGQCPMIALPTDVARSSPEVQNSFQELLNAMVWLFENSIADNENDHRQKALSLSALCVGGMVLARTLPDSELAEDIRMAAQDTAKQLMDAKAF, encoded by the coding sequence ATGCCCTATAGTGCAGAGCATAAAGAAAAGACACATGCCAAAATCATTGAAACAGCGCGGATTCTTTTCAATAGATATGGATTTCACAAAGTCACCATCGATATGGTTATGGCAGAGGCCGGCCTGACGCGCGGTGGCTTCTATAATCATTTCAGGAACAAAGAAGCCCTGTTCGAAGCGGCGGTCTCAAGCTTCTTGATGGGTAGAGGTGCCCGCTGGAGATCTGAAGCGGGTATCGACATGACAGATCTTAAGCCGGAAATGGCACAGCATATGATTGATGCCTATCTTTCCTCAGATCATCTGGGCGATCTTGATGGTCAATGCCCAATGATTGCTTTGCCAACCGATGTAGCCCGTTCAAGTCCCGAAGTCCAAAATTCATTTCAGGAACTTTTGAACGCAATGGTTTGGTTGTTTGAAAATAGTATTGCCGACAATGAAAATGACCATCGACAAAAGGCATTGTCTCTCAGCGCACTCTGTGTTGGGGGCATGGTATTGGCCCGAACGCTCCCCGATTCCGAACTGGCTGAGGATATTCGTATGGCTGCGCAAGACACGGCAAAGCAATTGATGGATGCGAAAGCGTTTTAG